The following are from one region of the Gemmatimonas sp. genome:
- a CDS encoding AbrB/MazE/SpoVT family DNA-binding domain-containing protein, with amino-acid sequence MPVSTLTSKYQATIPRAVREALTLTAGDRIEFLIERDGVRVRRALPADAELQELEATLAPEWDSARDDAAYADL; translated from the coding sequence ATGCCCGTGTCCACGCTCACGTCCAAGTATCAGGCCACGATTCCCCGCGCCGTACGCGAGGCGCTGACCCTCACGGCCGGTGACCGCATCGAGTTCCTCATTGAGCGCGACGGGGTGCGTGTACGGCGCGCCCTGCCCGCCGACGCCGAGTTGCAGGAGCTCGAGGCCACGCTGGCTCCGGAATGGGATTCGGCACGCGACGATGCGGCCTATGCCGACCTATAG
- a CDS encoding type II toxin-antitoxin system PemK/MazF family toxin, producing MPTYSPGDVVVVPFPFSDRDASKRRPALVCSATAFNDSSHHLVLAMITTAAHKKWPGDVPIRDLTPTGLPVASIVRWKLFTLDTSLVLRQAGALSARDRATCRKRQPIAL from the coding sequence ATGCCGACCTATAGCCCCGGGGACGTGGTGGTCGTGCCCTTCCCTTTCTCCGACCGCGACGCGTCGAAGCGGCGCCCGGCACTGGTCTGTTCGGCGACCGCCTTCAACGACAGTTCGCACCATCTGGTGCTGGCCATGATCACCACCGCCGCGCACAAGAAGTGGCCAGGGGATGTACCCATTCGCGATCTCACGCCCACCGGACTGCCGGTCGCGTCCATCGTGCGCTGGAAGCTGTTCACCTTGGATACGTCACTGGTGCTCCGCCAAGCGGGCGCGCTCTCAGCGCGCGACCGCGCGACGTGCCGAAAGCGTCAGCCGATCGCGCTGTAA
- a CDS encoding carboxypeptidase regulatory-like domain-containing protein has protein sequence MLVALSFALLAAAGHPRAASAQSQATTGVIRGVAAQPDGAPIANAVVTLRNQETNLTRTLRTSDRGLFVATLLPLGRYELTVRAVGFESVSRRDIVVRVGQVVEASFALERRATELASVKVTDKAATPVNTSRTEVSSTLSEEAVKSIPNNGRNFLSLTLLTPSVATTQGPDGDVLSIAGQRGIFNNVSVDGADFNNPFFGEQRGGQRPPFTFNLDAVQELVVTSQGANAEFGRSAGGFVNVVTKSGTNTFKGTVHYFGKNSALSGDLKGNGVTLNPDFRQHQLGFTLGGPIIRDKAFFFTAYDQQSFTETKQQNRPRSSAFDSLTTFLSTAFGGALKNDFAPIDRTNDAQVFLAKIDVRLNDRNLLSTKYNFTNSRQVNGTFDVDTWGASANAIERGFSNAVSGSLASQLTNTLSNELRFQFSREDRPREYDAPRLPGGRDFPDIAMDFRSAYRLGRPFFIPVEYYDTRVQLLDNVSAVRGNHLFKAGAEVNFVNSTQTFVGFANGRFIFNSVSGFINYARQGNSYVQCSNGTSNNNGACPAGSTISGPVLLYLQQAGVGGRTVEQSGTQSLKQVDMAVFLQDTWKPSPNLTVNYGVRWEGQKQPEVLTDPSQVFFAPFIGKTVTNSTGSYTFPSDGTIPSDLTMFQPRFGVAWDRAGDGREVLRFSAGVYNARVAALNFASVRNNNGSIGQTIFRNSELTGILGRPPRIDELLPAPAANSVPFQPGIFVVDKDYKNPRTFSTSTAYERAFGPQGLVASASYTFAKSDRLTRFVNRNDAVFGRPFATGLPNGNGIGDLTTVESSARSEYHGLTVGLARRTGTALQFDFNYTLASDKSDDDNERDPFVFRYANANRLDREFGYSDRDQRRRINLYTISRLPGAFLLNNRVSYASAQPISEKCENNRPSGKRAASASDRVCANGTILDRNTLRRGNEFATWDLKLSRPVKLKRGQSIEPTLEVFNVLGRNNFRDPAFGSLLFNFDGTIRSGLGDPRQIQAGLRYAF, from the coding sequence ATGCTTGTGGCGCTCAGCTTTGCGCTGCTGGCCGCTGCGGGTCATCCCCGAGCGGCGAGCGCGCAGTCGCAAGCCACCACTGGTGTCATCCGAGGGGTTGCAGCGCAGCCCGACGGCGCACCGATTGCCAACGCCGTCGTGACGCTGCGCAATCAGGAAACGAATCTTACCCGGACCCTCCGTACGTCCGATCGCGGATTGTTTGTCGCCACGCTGCTGCCACTCGGTCGCTACGAACTGACCGTACGCGCCGTTGGATTCGAATCGGTGTCACGTCGCGACATTGTCGTGCGGGTCGGTCAGGTGGTGGAGGCGTCGTTCGCGCTCGAGCGCCGCGCCACAGAACTGGCCTCCGTGAAGGTGACCGACAAGGCGGCAACCCCCGTGAACACCTCTCGCACCGAAGTGTCGTCCACGCTGTCGGAAGAGGCCGTGAAGAGTATTCCGAACAACGGTCGTAATTTCCTGTCGCTCACACTGCTCACGCCCAGTGTCGCCACCACGCAGGGGCCAGACGGCGACGTGCTCTCGATTGCCGGCCAGCGCGGCATCTTCAACAACGTCAGCGTGGATGGTGCCGACTTCAACAATCCGTTCTTCGGAGAGCAGCGCGGCGGACAGCGCCCACCGTTCACGTTCAATCTCGATGCGGTGCAGGAGCTCGTGGTCACCAGCCAGGGCGCCAACGCGGAGTTCGGGCGCTCGGCCGGCGGATTCGTGAACGTGGTGACCAAGAGTGGCACCAACACGTTCAAAGGCACCGTGCACTATTTCGGCAAGAACAGCGCACTGTCGGGCGATCTCAAGGGCAATGGCGTGACGCTCAATCCCGATTTTCGACAGCACCAGCTGGGATTCACGCTGGGAGGGCCGATCATTCGCGACAAGGCCTTCTTCTTCACCGCCTACGATCAGCAGTCGTTCACCGAAACGAAGCAGCAGAATCGTCCGCGCAGTTCCGCGTTCGACAGCCTGACCACTTTTCTGAGCACGGCGTTCGGCGGCGCGCTCAAGAATGACTTTGCGCCGATCGATCGCACCAACGACGCGCAGGTGTTCCTGGCCAAGATCGACGTGCGGCTGAACGACAGGAATCTCTTGTCGACCAAGTACAACTTCACCAACAGCCGTCAGGTGAACGGGACGTTCGACGTCGACACGTGGGGAGCGAGCGCCAACGCGATCGAACGCGGCTTCAGCAATGCCGTCAGCGGGTCGTTGGCGAGCCAGCTGACCAACACGCTGTCGAACGAACTGCGCTTTCAATTCTCGCGCGAGGACCGGCCGCGGGAATACGACGCGCCGAGGCTACCCGGTGGTCGCGACTTTCCCGATATCGCCATGGACTTCAGGAGTGCGTACCGCCTGGGCCGTCCGTTCTTCATTCCTGTGGAGTACTACGACACCCGCGTACAGTTGCTCGACAACGTGAGTGCCGTGCGCGGCAATCACCTCTTCAAGGCCGGCGCCGAGGTGAACTTCGTGAACTCGACACAAACGTTCGTGGGCTTCGCGAACGGTCGATTCATCTTCAACAGCGTCTCGGGATTCATCAATTACGCGCGGCAGGGCAATAGCTACGTGCAGTGCTCCAACGGCACGTCGAACAACAACGGCGCATGCCCGGCCGGCAGCACCATCAGCGGGCCGGTGTTGCTATATCTGCAGCAAGCGGGCGTGGGCGGACGCACCGTGGAACAATCGGGGACGCAGTCGCTCAAGCAAGTCGACATGGCCGTCTTCCTCCAGGACACATGGAAGCCGTCACCCAACCTCACCGTGAACTACGGGGTGCGGTGGGAAGGACAGAAGCAGCCGGAAGTGCTGACCGACCCGAGTCAGGTGTTCTTCGCGCCCTTCATCGGCAAGACGGTCACCAATTCGACCGGGAGCTACACCTTTCCCTCGGATGGCACCATTCCGTCTGACCTCACGATGTTCCAGCCGCGGTTCGGCGTGGCCTGGGATCGGGCTGGTGACGGGCGGGAAGTGCTGCGCTTCTCGGCCGGCGTGTACAACGCACGCGTGGCAGCGCTCAACTTCGCGTCGGTCCGCAACAACAACGGCTCCATCGGTCAGACGATATTCCGTAACAGCGAACTCACGGGCATCCTTGGCCGTCCGCCGCGCATCGACGAGCTGTTGCCAGCACCGGCGGCCAACAGCGTGCCGTTCCAGCCGGGCATCTTCGTGGTCGACAAGGACTACAAGAATCCTCGCACCTTCAGCACGTCGACCGCCTATGAGCGCGCGTTCGGTCCGCAGGGGCTCGTTGCCTCCGCGTCGTACACATTCGCCAAGTCGGATCGACTCACGCGATTCGTGAACCGCAACGATGCGGTATTCGGTCGGCCGTTTGCCACGGGCCTTCCGAACGGAAACGGCATCGGCGATCTCACCACGGTGGAGAGCAGCGCCCGCAGTGAATACCATGGCCTCACGGTCGGGCTGGCGCGTCGTACCGGCACGGCGCTGCAGTTCGATTTCAACTACACGCTCGCGTCGGACAAGTCAGACGACGACAACGAGCGCGACCCGTTCGTGTTCCGCTACGCCAACGCGAATCGGCTGGACCGGGAGTTCGGCTACAGCGATCGCGATCAACGTCGCCGGATCAACTTGTATACGATCTCGCGGTTACCCGGGGCGTTTCTGCTGAACAATCGGGTGAGCTATGCGTCGGCACAGCCCATCAGCGAGAAGTGTGAGAACAATCGGCCCAGCGGCAAGCGCGCGGCCTCCGCGAGCGACCGCGTCTGCGCGAACGGTACGATCCTGGACCGCAATACCTTGCGCCGTGGCAACGAGTTCGCCACGTGGGATCTCAAGTTGTCCCGTCCCGTCAAACTCAAGCGCGGACAAAGCATCGAGCCCACGCTCGAAGTGTTCAACGTGCTCGGCCGCAACAACTTCCGCGACCCCGCGTTCGGATCACTGCTGTTCAACTTCGACGGCACGATTCGCAGCGGGCTGGGTGATCCACGACAGATTCAAGCGGGACTGCGGTACGCGTTCTGA